A region of the Candidatus Binatia bacterium genome:
CCAGTAGAACAGCATCGCACCAAGCCGAAGCTGCAGGCAATCGATACTCGAGCGTGACCGCAGTTGTCCCAGGGAAGAACACATGTATCCCGCCGAGCTCTGGTTCCCCACGTAGGATCCCAGCGAGTTTCGGGAGCGACTGCTCCCAAGCCCGACGTTCCTCGGGGCCCTCCCTCCCAGTGCGCTCTTGCAGCTCGCTCACAAGGCTGGGCAAGTCGCGCTGGACTTTTTCGCAGAATTCCATCACCGAAAACAGCATTTCGCTCCCCCCTCCCCATCTTTCGAACTAACCTGGAGATCCCTCTCCGCTGGGTCCTGCACCACTCCAGTATAGCCAGCAAGCAAAACATGCAATTTCCGGGCGCGCAGCCATTTCTCCCTAAGCGAGCGAAGACACTGTCCTTCCTCGCTACTGCCTGAGAATACCTACCGGCACCAGTGCTTTTGGCCCGGCACACCGGTCGCGGTTATCGGTCAACATGATGCGGCCTAGCGTCGCACGGGTCCCGATATTGCGACCGAAGCCAATAAACACAGCGTCCTCATCTCACCTCCGTTGGGCATCGCGCGAACGAGAGGATTTCCATTGATGGGAAGGGCGTGCTAGCGGCTGAGTGAGTCATGCCCAGGAAGTCCTTCGGAGCGCACCGCTGCTGCACGTTCATCGCCACCGTGTGCATTTGCATATTCGCCTGCGGCGCGGACAGTGATCCTCCGGCGCTCGACGCCGCCACACGACTGGGGGAGACAATCGCCGTCAATACCCACTATGGCACGCGCGGCTCCGTCGACCGCGCGGCGCTGGCGCTGCTCCGCCGCGCCGGTGTGAAAATCCTCCGCAATGATCTCGATTGGGCACTGATTGAGCGCGAGCCCGGCAACTACGATTTTTCCGAGGCGGACGAATTGGTAGAGGCGGCGACGGCCGAGCAACTGCGGGTTTGGTTCATCCTCGCCTATGGCAATCGCTTGTACGGTCCCGACCGGGCGGTGTTGACCGATGAGGGACGTCGCGCCTTCGCAGCCTACGCGGGCGCGGCCGCCGCGCGCTATCGGGGCCGGCATTTTTTCTGGGAGATCTGGAACGAGCCTAACCTGCCAACGTTTTGGCGGGGTGAAGGCCGTGGACCAGATCCGGCAGCCTACGCCAGTTTAATCGCCGCTACTGTTCCTGCGGTCCGCCAGGCGGATCCGACTGCCACGGTGATTGGAGGAGCCGTGTTCGCAGGGTTTCCCGATGCGGTCGCGTTGCTCGGCGGCATCCCGCACTTGGATTTCCTGGATGGGATTTTCGCTCTCAGCGTCCTCCCGCTGCTGGATGGCATCAGTGCGCATTTTTACCGAGCTGGGCCTCCAGAATCGGTTGCTGACGAGATTGCTGGGATCCGCCAGCTTATGTCGCCTCACGATCTCCAACGTCCGGTGTACAGCGGGGAGTGGGGTTACAGTACGTACGATCCCTCCGCACCGGCGACGGGCTTCAACTTCCTGCCCGCAGTCTCACTCGACCAGCAAGCCACGTCCGCTGCCCGGATGCTGTTGTACAACTTCTACCTCGGCGTCCCCGTGAGCGTGTGGTTCAAGGACCGCGACGACGCAAACCCTTCGCCCGGGAATATCGAGCACCATTGGGGCCTGCTTTTCAGCGATCTTACTCCCAAGCCAGCCTACTACGCGGTCTCGACCCTGAGCCGCCTGCTGGGAGAGGGCACGGTGGAGCAACTGCGTTCATTTGGCCAAGGCACGTACATGCTCACGTTCGATACGCCACGAGGGAAGGTGTCCGCGCTCTGGTCGGTGCAACGAGCACGCTGGCGGATCAACCTCGCGAGTTCTGCCACGCGAATCGTGTCCCGCGATGGAGAGGGCATCGACACTCTGTCACTCGCTGAACGCGGAGTCGAAACCGGTCCGTCCAGTGGTCCCTTTTACATCGTCGGAGCGGCAACCGTAGAACTTAGTGAGTAGCCCGCTGGCTAGTGGCACGCGCTACCCGCGCATCCCTGCTCGATTGCTCATGCAGGCAGAACTACCGCTTCGCTGCAATCGGCCAGATTTACGCGTCCGCACTCGGGGCGAGGCGGCTACCCTTTGCTGACGCCCTTTCGGTCGGCCCCGGTACCCTCGATCTCCGTGACGCCGCGATATGCGGCGGCGAGGATCTCCACCGGATGGAGCACTGGAATCTCGCTGCCTACCCGCCGCAAGGCCGCGCGAATTTGCAGCGCGCACCCCGGATTGGCCACCGCCACAACCTCCGCACCGCTGGCCACAAGATGGCGCGCTTTCCGCGCACCAAGCTGCCGCGCCAGCCTCGGCTCGAGCAAGTTGTAAGACCCCGCGCTGCCGCAGCAAACGTCCGCTTCTTCGAGCGGGACAACCTCTACGCCCGCAAGCCGGAGGAGTGCCATCGGTTCCTCGCGAATCCCTTGCGCATGCGCCAGATGGCAAGCATGGTGGTACGCCACCTTCCAACCCAACGGTCGGGGTGCGCGTGGCAGATCCAAGCGAGCGAGAAACTCCGTCGCGTCGCACACGAGCCCGGCAAACTGCTGCGCCGCGCTGACCTGACTCCCATCGACCCAATGCGCCGCGCTGCGCAGGAAAGCCCCACAGCCTGCGGCGGTGACCAGAATGGCCTCTACTGGCTCTTGGAACGCCGCCAGGTTGCGGCTGAAAAATTGCCGAGCCAGTACGGCCTCGCCTTGATGGGCGGCAAGGGCACCGCAACAACCTTGCGCTGGCGGAATCACGACCTCGCATCCCCACTGCACCAACAAATCCACCAGAGCGAACTCCACCTGAGGAAACAGCACCCGAGCGACGCAGCCGCGGAACACGGCCACACGGTGTCTCCTCGCTCCGCGAGCCGACAACAAAGCTGATGGGCTCCGGTCCGGCAAACGCTCGCGCCCCGGAACCAGTTCCGCCAACGGGAGCCTGCGTACCAGCTTGCCCAAACCGCAAGCATCAGCCAGGCGCAGCGGCCACAACAGGATGGCCAAGCGCCGGGGGTAGGGGAACACTTCCAGAATCAGCCGCCGTTGCCACCGCTGCCACCAGCGCCGGGGATAAGCTCTCTCGATGGCGATGCGCGCGCCTTCGATCAGCTCGCGGTAGCGCACCCCCGACGGGCAGGCACTCTCGCAGCCGAGGCACCCGAGGCAGCGATCGAGGTGACGCACCGACTCCGCACTCAAAGCCAGTCGGCCTTCAATTAAATCGCGCAACAGGTGAATCCGGCCGCGCGGCGAGTCTGCTTCGTCCCCGAGCTCCAGGTAGGTCGGGCATGCGGGCAAACACAAGCCGCAGTGCACGCACTCGAGCAGGCGCGACAGCGGAACGTGCTCCTGCAGAGTTTGCGCCAGCACGTGGTCGTCCGTCACCAATGCCCCCAGTAGCGACCCGGGCTCAGGACCCCGCGAGGGTCGAGCGTTTCCTTGACCCGCCGCGACAAAAACAAATGCGGAAGCTCTGGCGCGCTCCACTGCGCACCCGCTGGCCAAATATCGGGGACGAGCCAGCCCCGCGCGCTGGTGCAGATTTCTCCCAAAACGAGCGACAGCCGGGCGACGCCCCGCTCGTAGTTCTGGTCGAAGCGCAGGTACACGGTGCCGCGCTGCGGGAGGGTGCACACGCTCGCTCCGGCTTGCTCGAGTTCGGCGGCTGCGCCTCCCACAACTGCGAGAGCTGCTCCTGGCGGCAGCGCAAGACGCAACCCCGCCGTCCAACGGCCCCGAGGCGGCACCAAGGGAAAGTCCCGCACCGCGCGCAACATCTTCTGAGCTGGGGCTTCCGTAACCACCGGCAAGGCGTACCCGATGCACGTCGATAAGCGAGCGCGCGCACTCTCCACTTCTTCCGGTGCGCCTGCATATCCTACGAGCACTCCAATACCACCGTTGTCGAGCTGCCCGCCAGCAAGTTGCAACACCGCCAGCCGCGTGGGTTCGGGCAGATCCGCAGCGCAAGCTCCGGCACGATCCAACGCCTCGGATAACGAGCTGCACTCGACCCACCACGTCGCTGAGGCAAGCGGCTGTGGGAGGACCTTCCACGTCGCTTGCGTAACCACGCCAAGCGTCCCCCACGAACCAGTGAGCAAGCGCATCAAATCGTAGCCAGCCACATTTTTCACCACACGCCCGCCCGCATGCACAAGCGCGCCCTCACCGCTCGCGAAGGTGATCCCCAACAAGAGATCACGGGCCGAAAGCCGAGCACAGTGCGTCAGTGCCACCACCGCACTCGCGACCACGCCACCTACGGTGCTCTGCGCTGGCAAGGCAATGTCGTTGAGCAACCACTGCCGACGGGGTGCAAGCAACCTTGCCAGCGTCTCCAATGTGCACCCTGCTTGCACGGTGACCGTGAGGTCGTCCGGCTCGTAAGCCAACACCCGGTTCATGCGGCCCATCGCTAAGGCAACGTCGTATCGCCACGGGGCCGGCATTTGTTGCTGCCGCGCACCCTCCCCCCACGGCACGACGGCCGCCCCGAGCTCCGCACACACTTGCAGCGCTCCTACCACCTCCTCTTCGGAGTTCGGTACCACCACAACTTCCGGCACCCGGCCACCGAGAGCAAAACGATGGCGGAAGGCTGAGTCGGCAGATAACGCGTCCGCTGGCAGGCGTGCAACCAATTCACGAAACAGCTCCTGCTTTGCCACCCCGTGCCCCTCACATCGGTGCCTGGCGGCGTGGAGTCTTCACTTCTACGCAGCCGCCAGGGCTGGGAAAAATCTTCCCGGGATTGCACCGCTCTTCTGGGTCGAAGACCCGCCGCAGCTTGTGCATGACAAGCAAATCGTGTGGTGTGAACAACAGAGGCATTTGTTCGATCTTCTCCACGCCAATCCCGTGCTCCCCAGTGATGCTGCCCCCAAGCTCCACGCACGCTTGCAAAATTTCACGCCCTGCCGCCAGCACCCGCTCGACCTCGTCGGGGTTGCGCTCATCGAACAGCAGGATGGGGTGAATGTTGCCGTCGCCGGCGTGGAACACGTTGCCAATGCGCAGGCGGTAGCGCGCCGCGATGTCGCTGATGCGCTGCAAAATTTCAGGCAGGCGGGTGCGGGGCACCACACCATCTTGGGTGCAGTAGTTGGGAGCGAGCCGGCCCACGGCCCCGAACGCACGCTTGCGGCTCTTCCACAGTTCGGCTCGTTCGCGCTCGCTCTGCGCGGTGCGGATCGCATTGGCACCTGCCTCGCCGCAAAGCCGCGCCACGACTTCCGCATCCGCGCGCACGCTGGCAGGGTGGCCATCCAATTCCACGATCAACACCGCACCCGCATCTGCGGGAAAACCAAAGCCATAAGCTTGCTCCACCGCTTGCACGATCAGCCCATCCATCATCTCCAGAGCGGCGGGGACAATCCCTGCCGCGATGATTGCGGACACGGCGTTGGTTGCAGCTGCCACGCTCGGGAAGACCGCCAAAGCCGTGTGCCAACTTTGCGGGTTGCTAACCAGACGCAGAATCGCGCGCGTTACCAACCCGCACGTGCCTTCGCTCCCAACGACGAAGCCCCGCAGATCGTAGCCGGGGACATCATCGGCCCATCCACCAAGCCAGACCGGCTGACCATCCGGCAGTACGAGCTCTAGGCCAAGCACATGGTTCGTGGTCACACCGTACTTGAGCGTGTGCGGTCCGCCCGAGTTCTCGGCAATGTTGCCACCGATGGAACACGCCGCTTGACTGGATGGATCCGGGGCGTAGTGCAAGCCGTGGTCCGCCACGGCACGGCTGACATCCAGATTCGCCACACCCGCTTCTACCATCACCCGCCGATTCAACACGTCGATTTCCAGCACGCGCCGCATGCGGCCAGTTCCCACCATCACCGGAGCGTCCACCGGCAAGCAACCTCCACTGAGGCCGGTGCCTGCCCCGCGCGGTACAAAGCGCACTCCAGCGCGATGGAGTGCGCGCACCACAGCACACGCCTCCGCTGTCGAACCGGGAAGTACGACCAGTTCCGGCACCGCGCGTTCCAGGGTGTAACCGTCGCATTCGTACACCTTGCGGGCGGCGTACGGCTCCACCAAGCCATCAGGCCCAACGATGTTCCACAAGGCCTCGCGCAAGCGCGACCACACCATGCTCGAGCCCTAAACCGACGATCACCGCAACACAAGGCTCGCCGGCGACGCATGCGTCGCCCCTACGCTAGGCGTTCCGCGGCGTGCCAAGAACGGCAAAGCGCGTGGTGCCGGACGCTATTAGCTACTGGCAAAAGGGCACACCACGAAATCCGCTTCCACGGCGCTGGGTGGGCCCACCTCCGCTTTTTGGCTTAATTCAACGCCCAAGCGCTCGCATTCCACTTGGCTCCATTGGCGCAACAGGCGAGCAACCAAGCGGCAAAATTCTTCGGTCGCCGTGCTTTCTTAGGCACGCGCAAACGGTAAGACGAAACGCCCCACGTGGTCGCACCAAAACGAACGCAGGGCAGCATGCACCACTTCCGCACCTTGCTGCTCTCCGGTAGCCGCAGCGTAAGCCAGTTTGAGCGCGAGAAAGGCTGAGAACTCGAGCTCGGCGGCGATGCGGTCCTCGGTGTCGCTGAGGGCGCTTCCAAGCTGCACGCCAAAGGCAGCATAGAAGCCGGCAATATCAGCGATGAGCGCTGGTCGCCCCGAAACGGCTTGCTGCGTCCACGAACCCTCGCGCGGTGAGCACGGCGATGTGCGATCGAATACCCGCAAGTACTCAGCTACCAGCACAGGTGTCTCCGATGCTTCCGCGCTTGCTCCCACGGCTTGCAACAGCTCGCAGAGCTCCGCCATTCATGCAGAAAGGCTCCAGGCCAAACGACGCACGTCCGCTAACGTCTCCTTGCTCGGGTATACCAACGCTGTCGCCAGAAGCCGGTAAACCGCCGCTCGCTGTAGGTGGTGCTGCACTGTTTGCTCGAGCTCATCTTTGCTCGCCGACCCGCACACGGTCGGTCCAAAGATGGCAGTCTGCGTTGCTGCACTCATGGCTTCTGCCCTTGAGTTTTGCTCGTCGCACCTGTGTCCGCGCTGCCAATCCCCAGCGGCACCCAGGTCGACCACGACTTGCGCGAGCCGACTTCTCGATTTCCGCCTTCCCACACGGCAACGGCAACAACGGTGCGGTCGCCGCGTACCAAGCGCGGGCCCGCCAGGTCATCCGAGATCAACGGACGCGCAATCACGACCGACCAGCGTCCGTCCTTCCACACACCGCGACCAACCGCGTATTGATCGGGCTTCACGGTCATCGTACCCCAGCCTTCTGCCATTTGATCCAACACCGGCGAGGCAGCCGCGCGGGAAATCGGATTTTCCACGCCCAGAGCGCCGGTGTACGCGCGGGCATCAGCAGCCGCGAGCACCTGATCAGGATATACGTCTGCCCAAGCGTTCGGGTACAAGTCCCGCACCGTCGGTGGCCCATCATCGATGTCGTGCTGAAAGGCCGCCCGCCACTGAATAATGTTCACGCGCCCACCAGGATTGCCCATCATTGGCGAAGTCGCCGGCCCATGCGGGTCCACCGGAAGCTCCACCGCCACCTGGTCACCGAAGTTGTGGAGCACGATGCGGTCCGACTTGGTCGGATCCGACCACTCCATGGAAAGGCAATCCAGGCGGTATTGTGGGCCGCACGCACCCGCAACTGCCGCACTGCGGCGTAGGGCTCTTGCGGCACGAGGATGGTTTGCGGGAGCATTCTCACCTCCAGCTCCGGGGCGCTGCGCCAAAATGGGGCCTCCGGGTCGGTCATGGGTCCCGTTCCCGACAGGGTCACCGCCACTAATTCGACCGGCTGTTGGCTCCAAGCAGCCTCAGGACTCAGCAACGAAATGATCAAACCCAGATACCTGCACCGGGCAAGCTTCATGGCTGCCTCCTCCCGCTCAGGTGATGTTGGTGCGGTATGCCTCGTGCTGACGATCGTAGACATCGCGCACGAGCACAGGTTCATGGAGGGGCACGCGCACGAGCTCTTTTTACGTCTCGCCGTATAGCCGATGGCCCAGTCGCCATCGACGCGGAAGTAATGGATGATTTGCGGCGTTGCGCCAAACAGCGTCAACGCTCCTAACAGCTTTTTGTCCTCTTCACCTTACGGTAAAGGGCAATGGCGTCCTCGACCCCCAGCCAAACATCTGCCGCAAGAATGCGGGCGGCACGTGTACAGGCGGAATGTAATAAGTGTTGGGCTCGAGGCCGAACTGCGGGTACAGCGGCAGTGCGAGCTTGCGGAGAAAGACGAGGTAATCGATGGGATTATCTTCGTCGGGTGCGTCGTGCTTGCCGAGGAAGCCTTGGAGGCGAATCTTGCCGATGCAGGCGATAGTACATTGCGTTTGCCGGCCTTGTTCTACGGCAGGGTAACAGCCGATGCATTTCTCGCTGACGCGCGTGACCGCGTTGAAATACGTCTTCTTGTATGGACAACCACGCACACATTCGCGGTACCCGCGGCAGCGGCTTTGGTCGAGAAGAACGATGCCGTCTTCGGGCCGCTTGTAAATCGACTGCCGCGGGCAAGCTGCCAAACACGCCGGATACGTACAATGGTTGCAAATGCGGGGGAGGTAAAACATCCACTGCATGTGCGGGAGTTGCAGGTGGGCCCCTTGCGGCATGGTGCCGGCGCAATCGTCCTCGCCGATGTTCGGGTGAGCGTAGTCGATGTCTTCGGGCAAGTAACCGAGAATCACCTCACCGGTGGGTGCCGCATCGAACAAGGTCTTTCCGGTGTATACAGGGCCGGTCATGTCTTGCAGGCCCAGAGACTCGAGAATGCGCACATCCCAGCCGAGCGGGTAGTAGCCGTACGGCTTGGTTTCCACGTTGTTCCAGTACATGTACTCCTGGTCGCGGCCAGGGGTCCATGTCATCTTGCAGGCCACCGTACAGGTTTGGCAAGCGATGCACTTTTTGGTGTCGAACGCCATCGCGAACTGCCGCTGCGGCCGGTGGCCCTCGAAGGGGTAGTCCATTTCCCGGCCAATTTGCCAATTGAATACCTTCGCCATAGCCGCCTCCTCAGGCTTTCCGCACGGTAACGAAACCGCCGCGGAGGTACTGCTGCAGGGCCGGACCTTCGTTGGTGGGGCGCAGGCCTAAGGCAACCGGCCGCCATAGCCCCTTGGCTCCGAGGCCACCATCTTCGGCTTTCGTGATCTTACACATCGCTTCGCGAGGCTCACCGGTGACACAGTGAACGTCCGCTTGGAACCCTTTGGTCACCTTGTGGCCGAAGAGCTTCCGTGTGATCAACGAGTTCGTTTGGTGTGTGGGCTTTAACCACGAACGGGTGAGCGACTGGTGCGAGCCGTAACGGAAGAAGGACTGGTAGTTCGTCTCCGGGTTGTTCGCTAAACCGTCCGGCCGCGTTTCGTGGCCTTTGACCGACCCGGGTGTGGCCATGCAGCCGTTATGCCACATCCGCGTGATTCCCCGGGGTGTGCCCGGATAGTAGCGGGCACGGCACAGCAGCCGCGCCACATGGTACTCCGCTTCGCGTCCAGACTGATTCCACCCGCGGAAAGGGTTGTCGGCTGGGTCTCTGTCGACCCAAACATAGTCGCCATCGTTGATCCCGAGTTCCCGGGCATCTTCAGGGTTGATGTCAATGTATGCCTCGCCCACATGCGGCGAGCGTTGATCGCGCCGGTACATGTCGCCGAACGGACCGAAAAAGTTCGACATCAAGTCCGTGTCGATCGCCGTGGTGTGCGAGCCGTGCCGATACTTCGGCGTGTGGAACACATAGCGAAAGCCGAGCGGCACGTTGGGGTGCTGCGTTTGTAAGAGCTCTTCGGGGGCAACCACGACGTTGCGGCCTTGCCGCGCTGACCAGTCGCGCCGACCCCGATCGAAGCCATAGTCTTCGGGGGTCTTCGGCCGGATCGCAGGATGCGCCCGGGCAACGATGACATTGGGGTCGTAAAATGTGGAATCCACTGGCTCCCGGTAGACGATCAGGTTTTTCCCGCCTCGATGAACTCGGGCTTGCCACGGTAAAACTCGAGCCGCCCCGTGCGCGTGTACCAGGGTTTGGATCCGTGGACCTGCTCCCACGAAAACGTGCGCGGATATGTCCGCGTGTTCATCAGTGCGGGAATGCCTTGAGCAGCGCGGGCCTCGAGATCTTCGAAGCGGTAACCTTTGGTCGGTGCACTCCCGTCCAAAATGCGTTGCAAGTACACTTCGACTTTGTTGGCGCGAACGAATCTCCAATGGTCGGCAAAGCGCCGGTCCCCCGTCAAATCGGCCAGGGCTTCGGACACGCCTGCATAAGTCTCCAGGTCACTGATGGTGGCAAAGGTGCGCTTCAAGGGCGTGCGCGGGAACACTTGAAGAAAAGGATTCGTGTTCGACGCCGTAAACAATGTCCGCGTATTCACACGAGCCCGACCACCACCATTCGTTCACCACGACACACTCTTGCCGCGGCAACGTGTTGAACACGACGTCGTAATGGTACTTGGTGTTGGCAATCTGCCAGTTGGAATTGCTCAGCCAAATTGCCTTAGTCGGCGTGGGCACGTGTGCGCCGGTCGTGAATTGTTTGTTGCCCTCGCGCAAGATGCGCTCGCCGGCGGCGTAGTAATGCAGCGATTTGTAGCGTGTGAACGCCTTCACATGGGGCGGACCCGCCGGATCGAGTTGCGGATCGAACGGATCTTCCGCCGCGTATCGTGGAACACCCGAGAGCATGGTGGTGCGGTAGTTGCCGGCGTACCAACCGACATTGCCTCCATGTTGCCCGATGTTGCCGGCGAGCGCGGCCACCAGAAAGACGGCACGATCTTTCAAGTCGTTATTGACGAACTGATTGGGCCCCATACCCATGGCGAACAGCGTCTTGCCACGATTGGCGGCAATTTGCCGCGCCAGGATCTCGACCGCGGCGGCCGGCGCCCAAGTGATGTTCTCCACAGTTTTCAGAGTCATGGTTTCGAGCAAATACGACCGCATCAGGTCAAACACGGGGCGCACTTCCACCGTGGCTCCGTTGACGAGCTGGACAGTGAGCGTGCCTTCCAAGGCGGGTTCGATGCCGGTTGTGCGGAAGTGCTCGCCCACGTGGTCGCATGACACTGCGGCGGGGCCGCTCCGCTTCATATCCCACACCACGAAGTCGGCAAATTCGCCGCGCAACGCTGCGGGAACTTGGATGCCGTTTTCGCCGGTGTGGGTGGCGGTTTTTCTCCTTCGGGGAGGACCTTGGTCCAGTTGGCGAGCTCCGACTCGCGATAATTCGGAAACACGTCGCGCGCCAACAGGGGCTCGAGGGTATCCAAGCGAACGAGCCGTGGCAGGTTCCGTAAACTCCCGCACAAAATCAGGATCGTACAACTTCTCCTTCACGATCACGTGAGCCAACCCGAGGGCGAGAGCGGGATCCGTTCCGGGACGGATCACCAGCACCTCGTCTCCTTTGTTGGCAGTGGCTGAGTACTCGACGGTAATCACCACGACTTTGGTTCCCCGTTGCCGCGTAGGTCATCCAGTGGCTGTCGGGCATTTTGGTCGTGATCCAGTTCATGTTCCAAACCAGCAGCAGAGCCGCGTTTTCTGCATCGAACAGCTCGAAGTCCGAAGTTTGGTCGCCATGGACCATCGGGTGACCGGGCGGCAAATCGGTGTGCCAGGAATAAGAGTCCCACAGGCTCCCGCCCTTGGCCTGGTCGGGACCAACGTTGCGCACGTGCGCGTCCAAAAGCGCCATCAAGTTGCCCATGCGGTAGGTGCCGACAATTCGCGTCGCCCCGAGCTTGGCCATCCTGCCGCGGAATTTCAGCGTTCGCAGCCCAGCATCCTGCATGGCTTCGACCATCGCGGGCTCGTAGCCTTGAGCAAGGAGGTTCTTCCTGCCCTCCTCGCCACTGTATGTTTGCGCGATGTTCAGCAAGGCGCGAGCGTGCAAGGCAAAGGCCTCCTCGTACGAAACCTTGACGAAACTATCCCATCCGCGGCGCATGAACTCAGCCGGAGGGCGGCCAGTCTTCGGATCGCGGGGGAAGCCGCGCTCGACCCAGGTTTTGAATCCTTTGCGGACAAAGGCCCCGCGCACGCGGCGGTCTCCATACAAACGCCGGCCGAGCACGAGTCCCTTTTGGCAGCAGCGCGGATCCCATCGCGGCGAGGCACGGTTGCCGGCGAGATCGGTCGCCTTCGAGTACCCGTATGTGGGCTCGATGCGCACGACTACATCGTTTTTCACGAACGCGCGCAATAAACAGTTGTGGGTGTCGTTTGGCGCACAGAGGAAGACAAACGAAGCATCATGGCTAAAAATTTCGCGGTAGAGTCGCTCGCAAT
Encoded here:
- a CDS encoding ethylbenzene dehydrogenase-related protein, with amino-acid sequence MEWSDPTKSDRIVLHNFGDQVAVELPVDPHGPATSPMMGNPGGRVNIIQWRAAFQHDIDDGPPTVRDLYPNAWADVYPDQVLAAADARAYTGALGVENPISRAAASPVLDQMAEGWGTMTVKPDQYAVGRGVWKDGRWSVVIARPLISDDLAGPRLVRGDRTVVAVAVWEGGNREVGSRKSWSTWVPLGIGSADTGATSKTQGQKP
- a CDS encoding FAD-binding oxidoreductase, which gives rise to MAKQELFRELVARLPADALSADSAFRHRFALGGRVPEVVVVPNSEEEVVGALQVCAELGAAVVPWGEGARQQQMPAPWRYDVALAMGRMNRVLAYEPDDLTVTVQAGCTLETLARLLAPRRQWLLNDIALPAQSTVGGVVASAVVALTHCARLSARDLLLGITFASGEGALVHAGGRVVKNVAGYDLMRLLTGSWGTLGVVTQATWKVLPQPLASATWWVECSSLSEALDRAGACAADLPEPTRLAVLQLAGGQLDNGGIGVLVGYAGAPEEVESARARLSTCIGYALPVVTEAPAQKMLRAVRDFPLVPPRGRWTAGLRLALPPGAALAVVGGAAAELEQAGASVCTLPQRGTVYLRFDQNYERGVARLSLVLGEICTSARGWLVPDIWPAGAQWSAPELPHLFLSRRVKETLDPRGVLSPGRYWGHW
- a CDS encoding molybdopterin-dependent oxidoreductase produces the protein MVITVEYSATANKGDEVLVIRPGTDPALALGLAHVIVKEKLYDPDFVREFTEPATARSLGYPRAPVGARRVSELSRVGARQLDQGPPRRRKTATHTGENGIQVPAALRGEFADFVVWDMKRSGPAAVSCDHVGEHFRTTGIEPALEGTLTVQLVNGATVEVRPVFDLMRSYLLETMTLKTVENITWAPAAAVEILARQIAANRGKTLFAMGMGPNQFVNNDLKDRAVFLVAALAGNIGQHGGNVGWYAGNYRTTMLSGVPRYAAEDPFDPQLDPAGPPHVKAFTRYKSLHYYAAGERILREGNKQFTTGAHVPTPTKAIWLSNSNWQIANTKYHYDVVFNTLPRQECVVVNEWWWSGSCEYADIVYGVEHESFSSSVPAHALEAHLCHHQ
- a CDS encoding molecular chaperone TorD family protein; its protein translation is MAELCELLQAVGASAEASETPVLVAEYLRVFDRTSPCSPREGSWTQQAVSGRPALIADIAGFYAAFGVQLGSALSDTEDRIAAELEFSAFLALKLAYAAATGEQQGAEVVHAALRSFWCDHVGRFVLPFARA
- a CDS encoding endo-1,4-beta-xylanase; translation: MPRKSFGAHRCCTFIATVCICIFACGADSDPPALDAATRLGETIAVNTHYGTRGSVDRAALALLRRAGVKILRNDLDWALIEREPGNYDFSEADELVEAATAEQLRVWFILAYGNRLYGPDRAVLTDEGRRAFAAYAGAAAARYRGRHFFWEIWNEPNLPTFWRGEGRGPDPAAYASLIAATVPAVRQADPTATVIGGAVFAGFPDAVALLGGIPHLDFLDGIFALSVLPLLDGISAHFYRAGPPESVADEIAGIRQLMSPHDLQRPVYSGEWGYSTYDPSAPATGFNFLPAVSLDQQATSAARMLLYNFYLGVPVSVWFKDRDDANPSPGNIEHHWGLLFSDLTPKPAYYAVSTLSRLLGEGTVEQLRSFGQGTYMLTFDTPRGKVSALWSVQRARWRINLASSATRIVSRDGEGIDTLSLAERGVETGPSSGPFYIVGAATVELSE
- a CDS encoding heterodisulfide reductase-related iron-sulfur binding cluster; amino-acid sequence: MTDDHVLAQTLQEHVPLSRLLECVHCGLCLPACPTYLELGDEADSPRGRIHLLRDLIEGRLALSAESVRHLDRCLGCLGCESACPSGVRYRELIEGARIAIERAYPRRWWQRWQRRLILEVFPYPRRLAILLWPLRLADACGLGKLVRRLPLAELVPGRERLPDRSPSALLSARGARRHRVAVFRGCVARVLFPQVEFALVDLLVQWGCEVVIPPAQGCCGALAAHQGEAVLARQFFSRNLAAFQEPVEAILVTAAGCGAFLRSAAHWVDGSQVSAAQQFAGLVCDATEFLARLDLPRAPRPLGWKVAYHHACHLAHAQGIREEPMALLRLAGVEVVPLEEADVCCGSAGSYNLLEPRLARQLGARKARHLVASGAEVVAVANPGCALQIRAALRRVGSEIPVLHPVEILAAAYRGVTEIEGTGADRKGVSKG
- a CDS encoding FAD-binding protein, producing the protein MVWSRLREALWNIVGPDGLVEPYAARKVYECDGYTLERAVPELVVLPGSTAEACAVVRALHRAGVRFVPRGAGTGLSGGCLPVDAPVMVGTGRMRRVLEIDVLNRRVMVEAGVANLDVSRAVADHGLHYAPDPSSQAACSIGGNIAENSGGPHTLKYGVTTNHVLGLELVLPDGQPVWLGGWADDVPGYDLRGFVVGSEGTCGLVTRAILRLVSNPQSWHTALAVFPSVAAATNAVSAIIAAGIVPAALEMMDGLIVQAVEQAYGFGFPADAGAVLIVELDGHPASVRADAEVVARLCGEAGANAIRTAQSERERAELWKSRKRAFGAVGRLAPNYCTQDGVVPRTRLPEILQRISDIAARYRLRIGNVFHAGDGNIHPILLFDERNPDEVERVLAAGREILQACVELGGSITGEHGIGVEKIEQMPLLFTPHDLLVMHKLRRVFDPEERCNPGKIFPSPGGCVEVKTPRRQAPM